A single genomic interval of Saccharomyces eubayanus strain FM1318 chromosome IV, whole genome shotgun sequence harbors:
- the IFA38 gene encoding ketoreductase, with protein sequence MTFVQQFQEAGERFKCLNGLLWVVFGLGVLKCTTLSLRFLALIFDLFVLPSVNFDKYGAKTGKYCVVTGASDGIGKEFAKQMAKRGFNLVLISRTQSKLETLQKELEDKYHVTVKILAIDIAEDSESNYESIKELCAELPITVLVNNVGQSHSIPVPFLETDEKELRDIITINNTATLLITQIVVPRITETVKAEGKKSGHRGLVLTMGSFGGLIPTPFLATYSGSKSFLQSWSNSLAGELSKDGIDVELIISYLVTSSMSKIRRSSLMIPNPQQFVKSTLRSVGRRCGSQDRYATMTPYWAHAVYQFVITETLGVYSKLVNTINYSFHKSIRVRALKKAARQAKKE encoded by the coding sequence ATGACTTTTGTACAGCAGTTTCAAGAGGCAGGTGAAAGGTTTAAGTGTCTCAATGGCCTTTTATGGGTTGTTTTTGGGCTTGGTGTCCTGAAATGTACAACTTTATCGTTAAGATTTTTAGCTCTCATTTTTGACCTTTTCGTTTTGCCATCAGTTAACTTTGATAAATACGGCGCTAAAACCGGCAAATACTGTGTTGTTACTGGTGCTAGTGATGGTATTGGTAAAGAGTTTGCAAAACAAATGGCCAAACGGGGGTTTAATTTGGTATTGATCTCGAGAACCCAATCAAAATTGGAGACTTTACAAAAGGAACTGGAAGACAAATACCATGTTACTGTGAAAATTCTGGCAATTGATATTGCAGAAGATAGTGAATCTAACTACGAATCCATCAAGGAATTGTGTGCGGAATTACCAATTACCGTTTTAGTTAACAACGTCGGCCAATCACATTCCATTCCTGTTCCATTTTTAGAAACAGACGAGAAAGAGTTGAGAGACATCATAACTATTAACAACACTGCCACATTATTGATTACACAAATCGTTGTACCAAGAATTACGGAAACCGTCAAAGCTGAAGGTAAGAAATCAGGCCACCGTGGTTTAGTCTTGACCATGGGTTCATTCGGTGGATTGATTCCTACCCCATTTTTGGCCACGTACAGTGGTTCTAAATCTTTCTTGCAAAGTTGGTCTAACTCCTTAGCCGGTGAGTTATCAAAGGATGGTATCGATGTTGAACTGATCATTTCTTATTTGGTTACTAGTTCCATGTCTAAAATTAGAAGATCTTCGTTGATGATTCCAAACCCACAACAATTTGTTAAATCCACTTTGAGAAGTGTTGGGAGACGCTGTGGTTCTCAGGATAGGTACGCCACTATGACTCCATACTGGGCTCATGCAGTGTACCAGTTCGTAATTACAGAGACGCTTGGTGTTTACTCAAAACTTGTTAATACCATTAACTATTCTTTTCATAAATCTATCAGAGTCagagctttgaaaaaagccGCTAGACAAGCTAAGAAAGAATAA
- the CDC28 gene encoding cyclin-dependent serine/threonine-protein kinase CDC28, translating to MSGELANYKRLEKVGEGTYGVVYKALDLRPGQGQRVVALKKIRLESEDEGVPSTAIREISLLKELKDENIVRLYDIVHSDAHKLYLVFEFLDLDLKRYMEGIPKDQPLGSDIVKKFMMQLCKGIAYCHSHRILHRDLKPQNLLINKDGNLKLGDFGLARAFGVPLRAYTHEIVTLWYRAPEVLLGGKQYSTGVDTWSIGCIFAEMCNRKPIFSGDSEIDQIFKIFRVLGTPNEGIWPDIVYLPDFKQSFPQWHRKDLSQVVPSLDPQGIDLLDKLLAYDPINRISARRAAIHPYFQES from the coding sequence ATGAGCGGTGAGTTAGCAAATTATAaaagacttgaaaaagttgGTGAAGGTACATACGGTGTTGTTTATAAAGCTTTAGATCTGAGACCAGGACAAGGTCAAAGAGTGGTGgcattgaagaaaatcagaTTGGAAAGCGAAGATGAAGGTGTTCCCAGTACCGCCATCAGAGAAATTTCATTGTTGAAGGAATTGAAAGACGAAAATATTGTCAGATTATATGACATCGTTCATTCTGATGCGCACAAGCTATATCTTGTCTTTGAGTTTTTAGATTTGGACCTGAAAAGATATATGGAGGGTATACCAAAGGATCAGCCATTAGGATCCGATATTGTCAAAAAGTTCATGATGCAACTTTGCAAAGGTATTGCGTACTGTCACTCACATCGTATCCTACATCGTGATCTGAAGCCTCAGAACTTGCTGATCAATAAAGATGGGAATCTTAAATTAGGTGATTTCGGTCTAGCACGTGCGTTTGGTGTTCCATTAAGAGCCTACACCCATGAAATCGTTACTTTGTGGTACAGAGCGCCAGAGGTCTTACTGGGTGGGAAGCAGTACAGTACAGGCGTTGACACATGGTCCATCGGGTGTATATTTGCCGAGATGTGTAATAGAAAACCAATATTCAGTGGCGATAGTGAAATTGACCAGATCTTCAAGATATTCAGAGTGTTGGGGACACCCAACGAGGGCATATGGCCGGACATTGTCTACTTGCCTGATTTTAAACAGAGCTTTCCTCAATGGCACAGGAAGGACCTGTCGCAAGTGGTGCCAAGCCTAGATCCACAAGGTATTGATCTGTTGGACAAGTTACTAGCATACGACCCTATTAACCGGATCAGCGCCAGAAGAGCAGCCATCCATCCCTACTTTCAAGAATCATAA
- the CSH1 gene encoding mannosylinositol phosphorylceramide synthase catalytic subunit CSH1, with product MKKELKFLIIANVVLLFSIIHYTFDLLTLCIDDASKDALLDEELNPVKDPNSKFNETHPQLIPKIIHQTYKTENIPEQWVKGRQKCVDLHPDYTYILWTDEMAENFIKEKYSWFLDTFKGYEYPIERADAIRYFVLSHYGGIYIDLDDGCERRLDSLLTVPAFLRKTSPTGVSNDVMGSVPRHPFFLKVIKSLKHYNKNWYVPYMTIMGSTGPLFISVIWKQYKRWSNTAGDDAVRILQPADYKMHTNSFFSISKGSSWHTGDANFMKVLENHILSCVVTGFIFGFFILYGEFTFYSWLCSGPFNNKRYIIQWLSDKLKLLRSKIISSSDEDLEKTPAPLRYEYNSKGKRLRKDSNIPYDSIFIDIEKNHPEFTDLS from the coding sequence ATGAAAAAGGAACTGAAATTTCTCATAATAGCAAATGTCGTGCTACTTTTCTCCATAATACACTATACCTTTGATTTGTTGACGTTGTGTATAGACGATGCCTCCAAAGATGCGTTATTAGACGAAGAGCTGAACCCAGTCAAGGACCCTAATTCAAAGTTCAATGAAACTCACCCACAACTGATACCGAAAATTATACATCAAACGTATAAAACAGAGAACATCCCTGAACAATGGGTAAAAGGCAGACAGAAGTGCGTTGACTTGCACCCAGACTACACCTATATTCTATGGACGGATGAAATGGctgaaaatttcatcaaagagaaataCTCATGGTTTCTCGATACATTCAAGGGTTACGAATACCCAATCGAGAGAGCAGATGCAATACGGTATTTCGTTCTTTCGCATTACGGTGGTATCTACATTGATCTGGATGATGGTTGCGAAAGAAGATTAGATTCTTTGTTGACTGTGCCGGCATTCCTTAGGAAAACCTCTCCCACGGGTGTGTCTAATGATGTGATGGGGTCTGTACCTAGACACccatttttcttaaaagtcatcaaatctttaaagcactacaacaaaaattggTATGTTCCGTATATGACCATCATGGGGTCCACAGGCCCCCTTTTTATTAGTGTCATTTGGAAGCAATATAAAAGATGGTCGAACACAGCCGGTGACGATGCAGTAAGAATCTTACAACCGGCAGATTACAAGATGCACACCAACTCGTTTTTCTCCATATCTAAAGGTTCTTCGTGGCATACGGGTGATGCTAATTTCATGAAAGTTCTAGAAAACCACATTTTATCCTGTGTGGTTACAGGATTTATATTTGGTTTTTTCATATTATATGGTGAATTTACTTTCTATAGTTGGTTATGTTCTGGTCCATTCAATAACAAACGTTATATCATTCAGTGGTTGAGTGACAAGTTGAAACTGCTGAGGTCGAAAATAATATCGTCCTCAGATGAAGATTTAGAAAAGACACCGGCGCCCCTACGCTACGAATACAATTCAAAGGGTAAAAGGTTGAGAAAGGATTCTAATATCCCATACGACAGCATTTTCATTGATATAGAGAAAAATCATCCCGAATTTACCGACCTGAGCTGA
- the TOS1 gene encoding Tos1p yields the protein MLQKLSITALIGLLSSAASFANADCTYSGGNYYCAQTDAIVYSNVGLSATYQDVTNMDESSCSCTQADFTSSGSLAPFNEELSVHFRGPIELLQFGVYYPNGESKALKKRSEAQLIESCNEQGEAVVSRHKHQHRRDVAVEYVQVTSTVYVDGSGETVTADSTNTVVGPAVPSAYTQVSTVLSNTAQTTETGASPSSASSSKTTTTTSSSAAAAASSSSSSNTNGDWSRGSYFVPGSTSNCTFMNNQGGSAGSGVWSSCFGNSISFAASDGTSGAASPQALGDVTLASGNEFMIFSGDECSGNNAECGYYREGIPAYRGFGGADKIFVFEFSMPSDTSGSAYNQDMPAIWLLNAKIPRTLQYGDASCSCWKTGCGEMDLFEILTANSDKLISHIHDGQDGGTQDYFNRPTDGSLKAAVIFNSSDETIHIIEVDESFDESLSDDVVDQWLSKAGSSAALP from the coding sequence atgttGCAAAAGCTTTCAATCACCGCGTTGATTGGGTTGTTGTCTTCGGCAGCATCTTTCGCCAACGCCGATTGTACTTACTCTGGTGGTAATTACTACTGTGCTCAAACCGATGCCATCGTTTACTCTAACGTTGGTTTATCTGCTACTTACCAGGATGTCACCAACATGGATgaatcttcttgttcttgtacCCAGGCCGACTTTACTTCTTCCGGCAGTTTGGCTCCATTCAACGAAGAGTTATCCGTCCATTTCAGAGGTCCAATTGAATTATTGCAATTCGGTGTTTACTATCCAAACGGAGAATCCAAAGccttgaagaagagatCCGAGGCACAGCTAATTGAATCTTGTAACGAGCAAGGTGAAGCTGTCGTCTCCAGACACAAACATCAGCACAGGAGAGATGTTGCTGTCGAATATGTCCAAGTCACTTCTACCGTTTACGTCGATGGTAGCGGTGAAACCGTTACTGCTGACTCCACCAACACTGTTGTCGGTCCTGCCGTTCCATCTGCTTACACTCAAGTTTCTACCGTTTTGTCCAACACCGCTCAAACGACTGAAACCGGTGCAAGTCCATCATCTGCTTCCTCTTCCAAGactaccaccaccacctcctcttctgctgctgctgctgcttcgtcttcttcatcttccaacaCCAACGGTGACTGGTCAAGGGGCTCTTACTTTGTCCCAGGCTCTACCAGTAACTGTACTTTCATGAACAACCAGGGTGGAAGTGCCGGTTCTGGTGTATGGTCTAGTTGTTTCGGTAACTCCATCTCCTTTGCTGCTTCTGACGGTACTTCCGGTGCCGCTTCTCCTCAAGCCCTTGGTGATGTTACCTTGGCATCCGGTAATGAATTTATGATTTTCTCTGGTGATGAATGTTCTGGCAACAATGCTGAATGTGGTTACTACAGGGAAGGTATCCCAGCTTACCGTGGGTTTGGTGGTGCTGACAAAATCTTTGTTTTCGAATTTTCCATGCCAAGTGACACTAGTGGCTCTGCTTACAACCAAGACATGCCAGCTATCTGGCTGCTGAACGCCAAAATCCCAAGAACTTTGCAATACGGTGATgcatcttgttcttgttggaAGACTGGTTGTGGTGAAATGGATCTCTTCGAAATCTTAACCGCTAATTCTGATAAATTGATCTCCCATATTCACGACGGTCAAGACGGTGGTACTCAAGACTATTTCAACAGACCAACTGATGGTTCTTTGAAAGCTGCTGTCATTTTCAACTCAAGTGATGAAACTATTCATATTATTGAAGTCGATGAGAGTTTCGATGAATCTTTGAGCGATGATGTCGTTGACCAATGGTTAAGCAAAGCTGGTTCTTCTGCCGCTCTGCCATGA
- the YSY6 gene encoding Ysy6p, translating to MAVQIPKQRLANAKFNKNNEKYRKYGKKKVDKADKKAAPLISKTWLGILIFLLVGGGVLQLISYIL from the coding sequence ATGGCCGTACAGATACCAAAACAAAGACTGGCCAATGCCAAGTTCAACAAGAATAACGAAAAGTACAGAAAGTACGGTAAGAAGAAGGTAGACAAGGCCGACAAGAAGGCTGCTCCTTTGATATCCAAGACCTGGTTGGGCATCCTTATTTTCCTCCTGGTGGGTGGTGGTGTTTTGCAGCTGATCAGCTATATCCTATGA